The proteins below come from a single Orcinus orca chromosome 6, mOrcOrc1.1, whole genome shotgun sequence genomic window:
- the TOMM5 gene encoding mitochondrial import receptor subunit TOM5 homolog, with amino-acid sequence MFRIEGLAPKLDPEEMKRKMREDVISSIRNFLIYVALLRVTPFILKKLDSI; translated from the exons ATGTTCCGGATCGAGGGCCTTGCGCCGAAGCTGGACCCGGAGGAGATGAAACGGAAGATGCGCGAGGATGTGATCTCCTCCATACGGAACTTCCTCATCTATGTGGCCCTGCTGCGAGTCA ctccTTTTATCTTAAAGAAATTGGACAGCATATGA